In the Euphorbia lathyris chromosome 5, ddEupLath1.1, whole genome shotgun sequence genome, one interval contains:
- the LOC136230333 gene encoding protein METHYLENE BLUE SENSITIVITY 1-like, translating to MTGKAKPKKHTAKEIASKVDAATTNRGGGKAGVMDRTGLEKGGHAKYECPHCKITAPDLKTMQIHHEARHPKMPYEEEKLVNLHAVHTSEPNKARPGIRGSLKK from the coding sequence ATGACAGGGAAGGCGAAGCCAAAGAAGCACACAGCGAAGGAGATCGCTTCAAAGGTCGACGCTGCGACGACAAACAGGGGCGGAGGGAAGGCCGGCGTGATGGACAGGACGGGTTTAGAGAAGGGCGGACACGCGAAATATGAGTGTCCTCACTGCAAAATCACTGCACCAGATTTGAAAACTATGCAGATCCATCACGAGGCTCGCCATCCAAAGATGCCTTATGAGGAAGAGAAGCTGGTGAATCTGCACGCTGTTCATACCTCCGAGCCGAACAAGGCGCGTCCTGGAATAAGGGGAAGCCTCAAGAAGTGA
- the LOC136230586 gene encoding WRKY transcription factor SUSIBA2-like, which produces MDPNLSPPLLQSHSNGFFSFSDGQNDCFSGKNDIQDVVDNAIVRGSIAERRAVKCGFKAEKISTPRFRTTSPLASPVAVRSPFITIPSGISPTALLDSPMMLPNAQPSPTTGTFPFDYGSTVLNTVIPADGDTDNDLDFFRFKPHTGSFAGFATVDDQGLGNGSNADFRAGDFQFPVEFSNEARAESHAVDSATDMEVLNSMNANAKHSDMHMSHPNAAESQTSRQIEPVRGENICTAQPPEEEKATVSAVGVARNSEDGYNWRKYGQKQVKGSEYPRSYYKCTHPNCEVKKKIERSYDGQITEIIYKGTHNHPKPQPSRRAQVGSAAASYDEMPEMDENSDRCVKGEVGSVWKSLQPSEVKHGAEWKLDGLERTSSASVLTELSDPTQGRSMGPFDSAGTPDFTSSLISNDDDDDGATHSHGADADADESEAKRRKMESCLVETTLTSRAVREPRVVVQIESEIDILDDGYRWRKYGQKVVKGNPNPRSYYKCTSAGCQVRKHVERASHNLKFVITTYEAKHNHDVPAARNSSNAANSTSNLPHIPHNSQPVPTLARNTTGPKPEKQIQDYAPGFDRKPMINNDYLRPIFTGNLSNEMKLGAATASGSGSGSSNYQLKLPPNFQHTSAPYGSFGIHHHQSGSIASLVPDFAFSMPPALHHAQASANLSLAGVEYGYRQMGHDQQYLSGQQLFRPKQEQRDENGYDAAQSMMDHVNANPSSSSLYHQMMGNFPS; this is translated from the exons ATGGACCCCAATCTATCTCCACCACTGCTTCAATCGCACTCGAATGGCTTCTTCTCGTTCTCCGACGGTCAAAACGACTGTTTCAGTGGAAAAAACGACATCCAGGATGTCGTCGATAATGCAATCGTCAGAGGAAGTATCGCGGAGCGAAGGGCTGTTAAATGTGGGTTTAAAGCGGAGAAGATTAGTACGCCGCGGTTTAGGACTACCAGTCCTTTAGCTTCTCCGGTGGCGGTTCGGTCGCCGTTTATTACTATTCCGTCTGGTATTAGCCCTACCGCTTTGCTTGATTCGCCGATGATGTTGCCTAATGCTCAG CCTTCTCCGACAACTGGAACTTTCCCATTCGATTATGGAAGTACAGTGCTGAATACAGTGATTCCTGCAGACGGGGACACGGACAATGATCTTGACTTTTTCAGATTCAAGCCTCATACTGGTTCTTTTGCAGGCTTTGCTACTGTAGATGATCAG GGACTGGGGAATGGAAGTAATGCTGATTTTCGAGCGGGTGATTTCCAATTTCCCGTGGAGTTCTCAAATGAAGCTAGAGCAGAGAGTCATGCTGTTGATTCCGCAACTGACATGGAAGTTTTAAATAGCATGAATGCAAATGCTAAGCATAGTGACATGCATATGAGTCATCCCAATGCAGCTGAAAGTCAAACATCTCGACAAATTGAACCGGTCCGTGGAGAAAATATTTGCACAGCCCAACCACCCGAAGAAGAGAAAGCGACCGTATCTGCAGTAGGAGTCGCAAGAAATTCAGAAGATGGATACAATTGGAGGAAGTATGGGCAGAAGCAGGTTAAAGGTAGTGAGTATCCGAGGAGCTACTATAAGTGCACGCATCCTAATTGCGaagtaaagaaaaaaatagagcGGTCCTATGATGGTCAGATAACAGAAATAATCTATAAAGGTACTCATAATCACCCGAAACCTCAGCCTAGTCGCCGAGCACAAGTTGGATCTGCTGCTGCCTCATATGATGAGATGCCAGAGATGGATGAAAACAGCGATCGCTGTGTCAAAGGCGAAGTTGGATCTGTTTGGAAAAGCTTGCAACCCAGTGAGGTCAAACATGGTGCCGAGTGGAAACTTGATGGTCTGGAAAGGACATCTTCAGCATCGGTGTTAACCGAGCTTTCCGATCCTACCCAGGGCAGATCTATGGGCCCATTTGATTCTGCAGGAACTCCAGATTTTACTTCGTCACTCATTAGTAACGATGATGATGACGACGGGGCTACTCATTCACATGGAGCTGATGCTGATGCAGATGAGTCCGAGGCAAAAAGAAG GAAGATGGAAAGCTGCTTGGTTGAAACAACTTTGACATCTAGAGCTGTCCGTGAGCCAAGAGTAGTCGTCCAAATTGAGAGTGAGATCGACATACTCGATGACGGCTATCGATGGAGGAAATATGGTCAAAAAGTTGTGAAGGGGAACCCCAACCCAAG GAGTTATTACAAATGCACAAGCGCGGGATGTCAGGTGAGGAAACATGTGGAGAGAGCCTCACACAATCTGAAGTTCGTGATAACGACGTACGAGGCAAAACACAACCATGACGTGCCTGCAGCTCGGAACAGCAGCAATGCTGCAAACTCAACAAGCAACTTACCTCATATTCCTCACAATTCACAGCCTGTTCCGACTCTAGCCAGAAACACTACCGGACCAAAACCCGAAAAACAAATTCAAGATTACGCTCCTGGTTTCGATAGAAAACCGATGATCAACAACGATTACTTGAGACCCATTTTTACTGGGAATCTCAGTAATGAAATGAAACTCGGAGCAGCTACAGCTTCAGGTTCGGGTTCCGGTTCCTCCAATTATCAACTTAAGTTACCTCCTAACTTTCAACATACCTCCGCGCCTTACGGCTCATTCGGTATCCACCATCATCAATCTGGCTCTATTGCTTCACTAGTTCCTGATTTTGCATTTTCGATGCCTCCAGCTCTTCATCATGCTCAAGCATCTGCAAATCTTTCCCTTGCTGGTGTCGAGTATGGTTATAGACAGATGGGTCACGATCAACAGTACCTCTCGGGGCAGCAGTTGTTCCGGCCAAAGCAAGAGCAGAGGGATGAGAATGGTTATGATGCTGCTCAGTCCATGATGGATCATGTAAATGCCAATCCGTCATCATCATCTTTATATCATCAAATGATGGGAAATTTTCCGTCGTAG